In Equus quagga isolate Etosha38 chromosome 14, UCLA_HA_Equagga_1.0, whole genome shotgun sequence, one DNA window encodes the following:
- the LOC124252474 gene encoding olfactory receptor 7A5-like encodes MEPGNQTSISEFLLLGFSEDSEYQLILFGLFLSMFVVTVLGNLLIILAITSDSHLHTPMYFFLSNLSSADICFTSTTVPKMLVNIQTRSKSITYVGCITQMYFFMVFGGMDTFLLTVMAYDRFVAICHPLHYPVIMNSHLCGLLVLVSWFVSLSYSLIQSLLMLQLSFCANHVIPHFYCELAQALMLACSDTLVNHIILYMVAGFLGIAPFSGILFSYTQIVSSILRIPSANGKYKAFSTCASHLSTVSLFYGTGLGVYLSSDSSSWRGMIASVMYTVVTPMLNPFIYSLRNRDIKRALQKVLRRTLYVQ; translated from the coding sequence ATGGAACCAGGAAATCAGACaagtatttcagaatttttactCCTGGGATTTTCAGAAGACTCAGAGTATCAACTCATCCTATTTGGGCTATTTCTGTCTATGTTTGTGGTCACTGTGCTCGGGAACCTGCTCATCATCCTGGCCATCACCTCTGATTCCCACCTCCACACTCctatgtacttcttcctctctaaCTTGTCCTCGGCTGATATCTGTTTTACTTCCACCACTGTCCCAAAGATGCTAGTGAACATTCAGACACGGAGCAAATCCATCACCTATGTAGGTTGCATCACccagatgtatttttttatggtttttggAGGTATGGACACTTTTCTCCTCACTGTGATGGCCTATGACAGGtttgtggccatctgtcacccATTGCACTACCCAGTTATCATGAACTCCCACCTATGTGGCCTGCTGGTTCTTGTGTCCTGGTTTGTCAGCTTGTCATACTCCCTGATCCAGAGTCTGTTGATGTTGCAACTGTCCTTCTGTGCCAATCACGTAATTCCACACTTTTACTGTGAACTTGCTCAGGCTCTCATGCTTGCCTGCTCAGACACACTTGTCAATCACATCATTTTATATATGGTAGCTGGCTTTCTTGGCATTGCTCCCTTCTCAGGCATTCTTTTCTCCTATACTCAAATTGTCTCCTCAATCCTGAGAATCCCATCAGCCAATGGgaaatataaagcattttctACCTGTGCATCTCACCTGTCCACGGTTTCTTTATTCTATGGGACAGGCCTTGGTGTGTATCTCAGTTCTGACTCATCTTCCTGGAGGGGCATGATTGCCTCAGTGATGTACACCGTGGTCACTCCAatgctgaaccccttcatctacagCCTGCGGAACAGAGACATCAAGAGGGCTCTACAAAAAGTTCTCAGGAGAACACTCTATGTTCAGTGA